TCTTGGAGTTGGGTTCCCTCTTCGTGGTTCCACCGTCACCGCCTTAACCGTAATAGCTCCAAGTTCATTTAGATCATAAAATTGACTGTATTCTTGACCGAAGCCAAAGCAGCCTGATGCTGGCATTACAGGGTTTTTAAGTGATAGGCCTGGAAGTTGCACGTTTAATCTCGTCATAATACCACCTCTCCCGCTTTAAAAACAGGTCCGTCGCTACAAATTTTCCGGTAATCTTTACTTCCCTCTTTCGCATGACCAGTATCGCATACACACGCTAAACACGCGCCCACTCCACAACCCATTCGCTCTTCTAACGATACATATCCGTCTGTCACTGTAACAGCTTCCACAGCTCTAAGCATAGGGAGAGGTCCACAACTATAAAATGTGTCATAATGAAAAGAAGACTGTTCGAGAATCGTTGTCACAAACCCCTTCGTCCCTTTAGAACCATCTTCCGTCGAAATGTGTAGGTTACTCACAAAGGAGAATTCTTCCTCAAGAAAAATATCGTGAGCCGTTCTAAAACCTAGGAGCGTTTCCACCTTAATCCCTGCTTCACCTAGTTTTTTAGCTAAATAATATAATGGTGGAATTCCTACACCACCGCCAATGAGCAGAGCTGTTTTGCCTCGGTCATCTTCATGGATTGGAAACCCTTTGCCGAGAGGACCGAGAACGTTAACGGAGTCACCGGATTTCTTATGAGAAAGTAAAGCCGTTCCTTTGCCTTCTACACGATAAATAATGGAAAGCTCGTTTTTTTCTACGTCCACATCACAAATACTTATTGGCCTTCGAAGCAAGGGACTTATTCCCTCTTCAATTTTTATATGAAGAAATTGACCAGGAGTGGTCATCCTGTTGACCGACTCCCCGTACAACGTCATTTCATATATTCCTGGTGCCCGTAACGATTGCTCGATTACCGACATATCTTCGACGATCATACGAACACTTCCTTAGCCTGTTTTGTCGCCTGACCTACAGGATCTGCTGAGAAGGTGAACAACTCTAGTACTTTTACTAGTGCTTCTGCAGTGTCCATTGATGTAAGACAGACAATACCATGTTCTACTGCTTCACGACGAATTCTAAAACCGTCCCGGGCAGGCTGCTTTCCTTTTGTTAGTGTGTTGACGATAAATTGCGCTTTGCCTTCATTTATAACATCGAGCATATCCGGTGACCCTTCACCGATTTTAGCCACCACGGTGACCGGAATCCCTTCTTCACGAATACGTTCCGCTGTACCTTCTGTCGCTAAAAGGTGGTAGCCAATCCGATGGAAACGTCGTGCCAACACCATCGCCTCTTCTTTATCTTTGTCAGCAAGTGTAAATAGCACCGAACCATGTGGCGGAATCTTCATACCAGAGGCCACTAACCCTTTATAGAGTGCTTTTTCCAGTGTATAATCTCTTCCCATCACCTCTCCTGTAGACTTCATTTCAGGCCCTAATGTAATATCGACACTTCGGAGTTTCGCAAAGGAGAAGACAGGCACTTTTACGGAGACAAGTTCAGGCTCTGGTAATACGCCCGTTTTAAATCCTTGTTCTTTCAAGCACTTTCCTAAGATGGCTTTTGTAGCTAAATTGGCCATGTTAATTTCAGTGATTTTACTTAAAAATGGCACTGTTCTACTTGAGCGTGGATTGACTTCAAGAACATACACGCTGTCGTGGTGGATAACAAATTGAATATTCATTAATCCCTTTATTTGAAAGCCTTTTGCTAAGCGAATCGTATAATCAACAATTTGTTGCTTTAGTTCTGCGGAGATATTTTGTGTTGGGTACACCGCGATCGAATCTCCAGAGTGGACCCCAGCTCGTTCGATATGTTCCATCACCCCTGGAATGACTACTGTCTCTCCATCTGAAATCGCATCTACTTCAATTTCTTTCCCCGTCAAATAACGATCAATTAAAACAGGATGCTTCTTATTAACCTTAACAGCTCTTTCCATATATGTTAGGAGATCTTGTTCATTGTAGACGATTTCCATCGCTCTACCACCAAGGACATAAGATGGTCTGACTAACACTGGGTAACCAATCATATTCGCAATGTTTATGGCTCCGTCCACTGATGTGGCTGTTTTCCCAAGAGGCTGAGGAATATTTAATGCCAATAATTTTTGTTCAAATTTATCTCGATCTTCTGCAGCATCCATATTCTCTAACGATGTTCCTAGTATTTTAACGCCTCTTTCCTCTAAAGAATGGGCCAAGTTAAGAGCAGTTTGCCCCCCAAATTGAACAATAACACCCTTTGGCTTCTCATGATTAACAATGTGCATCACGTCTTCAGTCGTTAACGGTTCAAAGTATAATTTATCAGAAACTTCAAAATCAGTAGAAACCGTTTCTGGATTATTATTAACGATAATCGCCTCATATCCAGCTTCCTGAATCGCTTTAACTGTGTGGACTGTTGCATAGTCAAATTCAATACCTTGTCCGATCCGAATAGGCCCTGATCCAAGAACAAGAATAGAAGACTTCTCTGTCACGATTGATTCTTGTTCTTCTTCGTAAGTGCTGTAATAATATGGCGTAGCTGAGGCAAACTCAGCTGCACACGTATCAACCATTTTAAAAACTGGACGAATAGATGCCCGTCTTAAAAAATCTTCTAATTCTTTTAACGTCATCCCCGCCAAGTCAGCGACTATTTCGTTAGAAAAACCAGCTCGCTTTGCTTTATATACTCCTTCTTTCGTTAATTCAGTTGAAGCAATCTCTCTTTCTAATTCAACTATTTTTTCGATGTGATATAAAAAGTAGCGATCAATTTGAGTCAAATCGTGAATCTCTTCTAATGAAAATCCTAATCGGAAGGCTTCTGCTACGTCCAGAATCCGCTCATCATCCGCTTTTTGAAGACGTGGAATGATGGTGTCCTTGTTTAATCCTTTTTTCTTAACGTGAGCTAGATGGGTTAAATCCATCTCAATAGAACGGATCGCCTTTAATAACGATTCTGGAAATGTTCGCCCGATAGCCATGACTTCACCAGTTGCTTTCATTTGTGTCCCTAATGTACGATTAGCGGCATCAAA
The Salipaludibacillus sp. LMS25 DNA segment above includes these coding regions:
- a CDS encoding dihydroorotate dehydrogenase electron transfer subunit, translating into MIVEDMSVIEQSLRAPGIYEMTLYGESVNRMTTPGQFLHIKIEEGISPLLRRPISICDVDVEKNELSIIYRVEGKGTALLSHKKSGDSVNVLGPLGKGFPIHEDDRGKTALLIGGGVGIPPLYYLAKKLGEAGIKVETLLGFRTAHDIFLEEEFSFVSNLHISTEDGSKGTKGFVTTILEQSSFHYDTFYSCGPLPMLRAVEAVTVTDGYVSLEERMGCGVGACLACVCDTGHAKEGSKDYRKICSDGPVFKAGEVVL
- the carB gene encoding carbamoyl-phosphate synthase large subunit — protein: MPKRTDIHKILVIGSGPIIIGQAAEFDYAGTQACHALKEEGYEVVLINSNPATIMTDESTADRVYIEPLTLEFVSRIIRQERPDGLLATLGGQTGLNMAMELHESGILEEYDVEVLGTSLKAIREAEDREEFRSLMNRLNEPVPESDIIHSVEEAQSFVKRIGYPVIVRPAYTLGGTGGGLVYNEKDLLEIVSGGLAASPVHQCLIEKSIAGFKEVEYEVMRDGNDQAIVVCNMENVDPVGIHTGDSIVVAPSQTLTDREYQILRNSSLKIIRALGIEGGCNVQCALDPHSENYYIIEVNPRVSRSSALASKATGYPIAKLSAKIAVGYHLDECINPITKTTYASFEPALDYIVTKIPRWPFDKFDAANRTLGTQMKATGEVMAIGRTFPESLLKAIRSIEMDLTHLAHVKKKGLNKDTIIPRLQKADDERILDVAEAFRLGFSLEEIHDLTQIDRYFLYHIEKIVELEREIASTELTKEGVYKAKRAGFSNEIVADLAGMTLKELEDFLRRASIRPVFKMVDTCAAEFASATPYYYSTYEEEQESIVTEKSSILVLGSGPIRIGQGIEFDYATVHTVKAIQEAGYEAIIVNNNPETVSTDFEVSDKLYFEPLTTEDVMHIVNHEKPKGVIVQFGGQTALNLAHSLEERGVKILGTSLENMDAAEDRDKFEQKLLALNIPQPLGKTATSVDGAINIANMIGYPVLVRPSYVLGGRAMEIVYNEQDLLTYMERAVKVNKKHPVLIDRYLTGKEIEVDAISDGETVVIPGVMEHIERAGVHSGDSIAVYPTQNISAELKQQIVDYTIRLAKGFQIKGLMNIQFVIHHDSVYVLEVNPRSSRTVPFLSKITEINMANLATKAILGKCLKEQGFKTGVLPEPELVSVKVPVFSFAKLRSVDITLGPEMKSTGEVMGRDYTLEKALYKGLVASGMKIPPHGSVLFTLADKDKEEAMVLARRFHRIGYHLLATEGTAERIREEGIPVTVVAKIGEGSPDMLDVINEGKAQFIVNTLTKGKQPARDGFRIRREAVEHGIVCLTSMDTAEALVKVLELFTFSADPVGQATKQAKEVFV